The window tcaaaaagtaaCTGGAGCAAAAGATGATACCTTGAATATAAAGTATAACCTCAATTCTTAGTTATAGTCTTAAAGAAGTAGAGAGCAAAAATGAAGCAAACTTGTGCTTAAGTCTATCTTAGACTAGAACTACATTCAAAGCCATTACAGCAGGTTGTTCTATCTCCTCCCTGCAATTCTCATCAAGGGAGAAATTATTCCCTGTATTTCCAGCAATGATTGTTGTATCCTCAACTCTTCCTGAATCGACCGTTTCAAATTCCTAATTTGGGACTTAAGTTTATCATTAGATCGAAGTTCCTCAGCTTGCATCTGAATAACCTTACTAGCAAATGGCATCAACAAACCAGCATACCTAGGAAGAGTAGTATACTTTTGCAAGAACCCCAACAACATCTCAAGCTCCCCGACATCCAAATTCGACACACATTTGAACAATTTCTTCCTTGCTATCAATTCTTCCATTACAGCAACCACATTTTCCGGGTTCTTCCTCTGAAGAACAGCTACAAAAGCATCTTTGTGCCTAAACTTCTTTAATAGCTTATCATGCTCAGCTAATTTAACTTTCTTTGGCTTTAATATCAAATACTCACCCCCTTTCGGTTTTTCACTCTGCCCGCGATGAAAATACCTAAAAGACGATGGCTTTAAAACCCTCTTAGGTTCATCCCTGTACTGAAATCCTAAAAACCCTTGATCAATACTAGGTTTTTCGTCGATTTTCTCCTTCCTTTTCCCCATGTATATAATCCCATTTGAGGTTCCAATTACTCGTGTCGAACAATCTGGGGAAAACCCTACTGACAACAAAGGTGCAGGAAACCTCATTGAAAATGTAACTTTCAGCTTTGaataatcaaaaactttgaaatacCCATCTAAAGAAACACTCAAAAGACGGTATTGATCAGATTCATCCCCACTATCTTTCCCCATTTTACCAACACAAATTGATGTAACAGTCTTATTATGAGTTTCTAAAGTATACAAACATCTCCCACCTCCAATTACATCCCAAATCTTCACCACATTCCCTCCAGCAGTGGCAATCAACCCACCAGAGGGTAAATATTGAACGTCTTCCACAGGTTTTCCATGGTTTATCACCATGGCTGATGAATTTGAACCTGAAGCGAAACCCCTAATATCCCAAACCCTTACAGTGTGATCATATGACCCAGTAACAAACAAATTATCATCAACAGGAGAAGGGGATCCACTTCTAACATAATCTTTGTGACCCATTAAATTATTCAAAGAAGTTTCAGTAGCAACATCCCAGTACTTAACTATAGAATCATCCGAAGCAGAAAATAAATGCAAAAGATCATTTCGTGGGTATTGAACTAACCTTACAGGACGAGTATGTCCTTTCAATTGTCGAAGATTATTTCGGGTTTTAGCCTCAAAAACGTGGATGGTTCCAGACTGACAACCTGCAGCAAGGAGTTTGCCATCGGAGCGAAATGATGCAGAAAACGAGGTGTCTTTGAAGGAGTGGATAGTGGAAAGAGGTTCCGTAGGGG of the Amaranthus tricolor cultivar Red isolate AtriRed21 chromosome 6, ASM2621246v1, whole genome shotgun sequence genome contains:
- the LOC130815374 gene encoding protein SLOW WALKER 1; amino-acid sequence: MADLQTFPTKPRLKPTSKQPNRSPESKYWKSFKTHQISGLVSSITSINFSPLSPHHFAATYGASLSFFNPHHPFTPTEPLSTIHSFKDTSFSASFRSDGKLLAAGCQSGTIHVFEAKTRNNLRQLKGHTRPVRLVQYPRNDLLHLFSASDDSIVKYWDVATETSLNNLMGHKDYVRSGSPSPVDDNLFVTGSYDHTVRVWDIRGFASGSNSSAMVINHGKPVEDVQYLPSGGLIATAGGNVVKIWDVIGGGRCLYTLETHNKTVTSICVGKMGKDSGDESDQYRLLSVSLDGYFKVFDYSKLKVTFSMRFPAPLLSVGFSPDCSTRVIGTSNGIIYMGKRKEKIDEKPSIDQGFLGFQYRDEPKRVLKPSSFRYFHRGQSEKPKGGEYLILKPKKVKLAEHDKLLKKFRHKDAFVAVLQRKNPENVVAVMEELIARKKLFKCVSNLDVGELEMLLGFLQKYTTLPRYAGLLMPFASKVIQMQAEELRSNDKLKSQIRNLKRSIQEELRIQQSLLEIQGIISPLMRIAGRR